A stretch of Allostreptomyces psammosilenae DNA encodes these proteins:
- the urtD gene encoding urea ABC transporter ATP-binding protein UrtD, whose protein sequence is MTDTTTDGLRVRDLRVVFDGFAAVDGVDLTVPSGDIRFLIGPNGAGKTTLVDAVTGLVRASGSASFAGRELLGRPVHRIARMGIGRTFQTATVFEELSVLQNLDIAAGAGRGPLTMLRRRSSVPENVAEALETIGLADRRDQPAGTLAHGQKQWLEIGMLLVQDVRLLLLDEPVAGMSHEERDATGELLGVVGRGRTIVVIEHDMDFMRAYARSVTVLHGGKVLSEGTVAQVQADPRVQAVYLGEATTDDRAGDGAAAGAAGAAAKEA, encoded by the coding sequence ATGACCGACACCACCACCGACGGCCTGCGCGTCCGCGACCTGCGGGTGGTCTTCGACGGCTTCGCCGCCGTGGACGGCGTGGACCTCACCGTGCCCTCCGGCGACATCCGCTTCCTGATCGGGCCGAACGGCGCCGGCAAGACCACCCTGGTCGACGCGGTCACCGGCCTGGTCCGGGCGAGCGGATCGGCCAGCTTCGCCGGCCGGGAGCTGCTCGGCCGGCCGGTGCACCGGATCGCCCGGATGGGCATCGGCCGCACCTTCCAGACGGCCACCGTGTTCGAGGAGCTCAGCGTGCTGCAGAACCTCGACATCGCCGCCGGAGCCGGCCGCGGCCCGCTCACCATGCTGCGCCGCCGCTCCTCGGTGCCGGAGAACGTGGCCGAGGCGCTGGAGACCATCGGGCTGGCCGACCGCCGCGACCAGCCGGCGGGCACCCTCGCGCACGGCCAGAAGCAGTGGCTGGAGATCGGCATGCTGCTGGTGCAGGACGTGCGGCTGCTGCTGCTCGACGAGCCGGTCGCCGGGATGAGCCACGAGGAGCGCGACGCCACCGGCGAACTGCTCGGCGTGGTCGGCCGGGGCCGCACCATCGTGGTCATCGAGCACGACATGGACTTCATGCGCGCCTACGCCCGCTCCGTCACCGTGCTGCACGGCGGCAAGGTGCTCAGCGAGGGCACCGTGGCCCAGGTGCAGGCCGACCCGCGGGTGCAGGCCGTCTACCTCGGCGAGGCGACCACCGACGACCGGGCCGGCGACGGGGCGGCCGCGGGCGCCGCCGGCGCCGCCGCCAAGGAGGCGTGA
- the urtA gene encoding urea ABC transporter substrate-binding protein — protein sequence MFTKHRRRLAACAAAITAVVALSSCGARTDDATAPGAGVSADTSGDTVKVGLLNSLSGTMAISEVTVRDSITLAIEEINAAGGVLGKQIEPISEDGASDWPTFAEKAEKLIQEDRVAAVFGCWTSASRKAVLPVFEENDSLLFYPVQYEGLEQSPNIFYTGATTNQQIVPALDYLKSQGTESLYLVGSDYVFPRTANNIIKAYAEANGMEILGEDYAPLGSTEFSTIVNKVKASQADAVFNTLNGDSNVAFFKEYTSAGLTAEAMPVLSVSIAEEEVGSIGAQYLAGQLTAWNYYQTTPGAANEAFVEAYRARYGADKPTSDPMEAAYTSVYLWKAMVEAAGSFDVTAVRDAADGITFEAPEGTVTVDGATQHVYKTARIGRIGADGVITEVWNSGEPIKPDPFLEGYDWASGLS from the coding sequence ATGTTCACGAAGCACCGTCGCCGGCTGGCGGCCTGCGCCGCCGCCATCACCGCCGTGGTCGCCCTCTCCTCGTGCGGCGCCCGAACGGACGACGCCACCGCCCCCGGGGCCGGGGTCAGCGCGGACACCTCCGGCGACACCGTCAAGGTCGGCCTGCTCAACTCGCTCTCCGGCACCATGGCGATCAGCGAGGTCACCGTCCGCGACTCGATCACCCTGGCCATCGAGGAGATCAACGCCGCGGGCGGCGTGCTGGGCAAGCAGATCGAGCCGATCAGCGAGGACGGCGCCTCGGACTGGCCGACCTTCGCCGAGAAGGCGGAGAAGCTCATCCAGGAGGACCGGGTCGCCGCGGTCTTCGGCTGCTGGACCTCGGCCAGCCGCAAGGCCGTGCTGCCGGTCTTCGAGGAGAACGACTCCCTGCTGTTCTACCCGGTGCAGTACGAGGGCCTGGAGCAGTCGCCGAACATCTTCTACACCGGCGCCACCACCAACCAGCAGATCGTGCCGGCGCTGGACTACCTGAAGAGCCAGGGCACCGAGTCGCTGTACCTGGTGGGCAGCGACTACGTCTTCCCGCGCACCGCCAACAACATCATCAAGGCGTACGCCGAGGCGAACGGAATGGAGATCCTGGGCGAGGACTACGCGCCGCTCGGCTCCACCGAGTTCTCCACCATCGTGAACAAGGTCAAGGCCTCCCAGGCCGACGCCGTGTTCAACACGCTGAACGGTGACAGCAATGTCGCCTTCTTCAAGGAGTACACCTCCGCCGGCCTGACCGCCGAGGCGATGCCGGTGTTGTCGGTGTCCATCGCGGAGGAGGAGGTGGGCTCCATCGGGGCCCAGTACCTGGCCGGCCAGCTGACCGCCTGGAACTACTACCAGACCACGCCGGGCGCCGCCAACGAGGCCTTCGTCGAGGCGTACCGGGCCCGGTACGGCGCGGACAAGCCCACCAGCGACCCGATGGAGGCCGCCTACACCTCCGTCTACCTGTGGAAGGCGATGGTCGAGGCCGCCGGCTCCTTCGACGTCACGGCGGTGCGGGACGCCGCCGACGGCATCACCTTCGAGGCCCCCGAGGGCACGGTCACCGTCGACGGAGCCACCCAGCACGTCTACAAGACCGCCCGGATCGGCCGGATCGGCGCCGACGGCGTGATCACCGAGGTGTGGAACTCCGGCGAGCCCATCAAGCCGGACCCGTTCCTGGAGGGCTACGACTGGGCCTCCGGCCTGTCCTGA
- a CDS encoding substrate-binding domain-containing protein has protein sequence MSVALVFPMQGPAGMFGPTCELCARLAAEEVNRAGGVLGRELRLVPVDGGASPDRVAAEVEALVSVGAVHGVTGWHISSVRRALAPRVAHRVPYVYTALYEGGERTEGVFLTSETPADQLLPAMRLLAGERRVRGWFVVGNDYVWPRRTAEAARRYARRCRGRVVGECYLPLGTGDFSGALRAIERSGADAVIMLLVGSDAVRFNRAFAAAGLDQRCLRLSTLMDENMLLASGAAATGGLYSTAGFFASLATQENLDFHGQYAGRFGVEAPQLGSLGESCYEGVLLLAALIERAGTLDVRAIDAAAGAVWYEGPRGRLRLSGRHVRQRVYLAEADGLEFTVVAELPTPVGSP, from the coding sequence GTGTCGGTGGCCCTGGTCTTCCCGATGCAGGGCCCGGCGGGCATGTTCGGGCCGACCTGCGAGCTGTGCGCCCGGCTGGCCGCGGAGGAGGTCAACCGGGCCGGCGGCGTGCTCGGGCGTGAGCTGCGGCTGGTGCCGGTGGACGGCGGGGCGAGCCCGGACCGGGTGGCCGCCGAGGTGGAGGCGCTGGTCTCGGTGGGCGCGGTGCACGGGGTGACGGGGTGGCACATCTCCTCGGTGCGGCGGGCGCTGGCGCCGCGGGTCGCCCACCGGGTGCCCTACGTCTACACGGCGCTGTACGAGGGCGGGGAGCGCACCGAGGGGGTGTTCCTGACCAGCGAGACGCCGGCCGACCAGCTGCTGCCGGCGATGCGGCTGCTCGCCGGGGAGCGGCGGGTGCGCGGCTGGTTCGTGGTGGGCAACGACTACGTCTGGCCGCGCCGCACGGCCGAGGCGGCCCGGCGGTACGCCCGGCGGTGCCGGGGCCGGGTCGTCGGGGAGTGCTACCTGCCGCTGGGCACCGGGGACTTCTCCGGGGCGCTGCGGGCGATCGAGCGTTCCGGGGCGGACGCGGTGATCATGCTGCTGGTGGGCAGTGACGCGGTGCGGTTCAACCGGGCGTTCGCCGCGGCCGGGCTGGACCAGCGGTGCCTGCGGCTGAGCACGCTGATGGACGAGAACATGCTGCTGGCCAGCGGGGCGGCGGCGACCGGCGGCCTGTACAGCACCGCGGGGTTCTTCGCCTCGCTGGCCACCCAGGAGAACCTGGACTTCCACGGCCAGTACGCCGGGCGGTTCGGCGTGGAGGCGCCGCAGCTGGGGAGCCTGGGCGAGTCCTGCTACGAGGGCGTGCTGCTGCTGGCCGCGCTGATCGAGCGGGCCGGGACGCTGGACGTGCGGGCGATCGACGCCGCCGCCGGGGCGGTCTGGTACGAGGGGCCGCGCGGGCGGCTACGGCTGAGCGGCCGGCACGTGCGGCAGCGCGTGTACCTGGCCGAGGCGGACGGCCTGGAGTTCACCGTGGTGGCCGAGCTGCCCACCCCGGTCGGCTCGCCTTGA
- the urtB gene encoding urea ABC transporter permease subunit UrtB translates to MTVILSQLFTGVSIGAVLLLIALGLALTFGQMNVINMAHGEFIMAGAYTTYVLQGVITDAGLSLLVALPVAFFVSGAMGVALEALLIRRLYARPLDTLLVTWGVSLMLQQLARDLFGAPNVQTRAPELLTGNVTVIDSDGGVDLVLANNRLFILALAVLAVAALTVLLRATPLGRRVRAVVQNRDLAAVSGIPTARVDRTTFFIGSGLAGVAGVALTLLGPIGPTMGTNVIIDAFLVVVAGGIGQLKGSVIVAFVLGVLQSTLEYTTTVSVARVLVFVAIVAFLQWRPQGLFTLRTRSLA, encoded by the coding sequence GTGACGGTGATCCTCAGTCAGCTCTTCACCGGCGTCTCCATCGGCGCCGTGCTCCTGCTCATCGCCCTCGGCCTGGCCCTGACCTTCGGCCAGATGAACGTGATCAACATGGCCCACGGCGAGTTCATCATGGCCGGGGCCTACACCACCTACGTCCTCCAGGGCGTCATCACCGACGCGGGCCTGTCCCTGCTGGTCGCCCTGCCGGTGGCGTTCTTCGTCTCCGGGGCGATGGGCGTCGCGCTGGAGGCCCTGCTGATCCGCCGGCTGTACGCCCGACCACTGGACACCCTGCTGGTCACCTGGGGCGTGTCGCTGATGCTGCAGCAGCTCGCCCGGGACCTCTTCGGCGCCCCCAACGTGCAGACCCGCGCCCCCGAGCTGCTCACCGGCAACGTGACCGTGATCGACTCGGACGGCGGCGTCGACCTGGTGCTGGCCAACAACCGCCTGTTCATCCTGGCACTGGCCGTGCTCGCGGTCGCCGCCCTGACCGTCCTGCTGCGCGCCACCCCGCTCGGCCGGCGGGTCCGCGCCGTGGTGCAGAACCGCGACCTGGCCGCCGTCTCCGGCATCCCCACCGCCCGGGTGGACCGGACGACCTTCTTCATCGGATCGGGCCTCGCCGGCGTCGCCGGGGTCGCGCTGACCCTGCTCGGGCCGATCGGCCCGACCATGGGCACCAACGTCATCATCGACGCCTTCCTGGTCGTCGTGGCCGGCGGCATCGGCCAGCTCAAGGGCAGCGTCATCGTGGCGTTCGTGCTCGGCGTGCTCCAGTCGACCCTGGAGTACACCACCACGGTCAGCGTCGCCCGGGTGCTGGTCTTCGTCGCCATCGTGGCGTTCCTCCAGTGGCGGCCGCAGGGCCTGTTCACGCTGCGCACCAGGAGCCTGGCATGA
- the urtC gene encoding urea ABC transporter permease subunit UrtC — protein MTLTTDPSAPTSPTPPAAGTRPDRPSWRGWLATPSRSRTAAGFALGALLLFAVAPLALTDFRLSLLARYLCYAMVAVGIGLAWGRGGLLTLGQGVFFGLGGYAMAMHLKLADAGPGNLPDFMVLYGQMDELPLWWRPFANPVFALAATVLLPMAVAAVLGTLVFRRRVRGAYFAILSQALAAALAILLIGQQATTGGTNGLTDIQGFFGYDLDDPINQRMVYFIIAGCLLALLALVRQLMYSRYGELLVAVRDAEERVRFLGYDPANVKLVAYVVAAGMAGLAGALFVPAVGIISPALIGIVPSIGFVIGVAVGGRATLLGPVLGAIAVSWAQTSLSEEFPAAWTYFQGLLFVLVVAFLPGGLASLAGVVRRRSTRTSSGGTG, from the coding sequence ATGACGCTGACCACCGACCCGTCCGCCCCGACCTCCCCCACCCCGCCCGCCGCCGGCACCCGGCCGGACCGCCCGTCGTGGCGCGGCTGGCTGGCCACCCCCTCCCGCTCGCGCACCGCCGCCGGCTTCGCCCTCGGCGCGCTGCTGCTGTTCGCCGTGGCGCCGCTGGCGCTGACCGACTTCCGGCTCAGCCTGCTGGCCCGCTACCTGTGCTACGCCATGGTGGCCGTGGGCATCGGCCTGGCCTGGGGCCGCGGCGGCCTGCTCACCCTCGGGCAGGGCGTCTTCTTCGGCCTGGGCGGCTACGCGATGGCCATGCACCTCAAGCTCGCCGACGCCGGCCCCGGCAACCTGCCGGACTTCATGGTGCTGTACGGCCAGATGGACGAGCTGCCGCTGTGGTGGCGGCCCTTCGCCAACCCGGTCTTCGCGCTCGCCGCGACCGTACTGCTACCGATGGCCGTGGCCGCCGTGCTCGGCACCCTGGTGTTCCGCCGCCGGGTCCGCGGAGCCTACTTCGCCATCCTCTCCCAGGCGCTGGCCGCCGCCCTGGCCATCCTGTTGATCGGCCAGCAGGCCACCACCGGGGGCACCAACGGCCTCACCGACATCCAGGGCTTCTTCGGCTACGACCTGGACGACCCGATCAACCAGCGGATGGTGTACTTCATCATCGCCGGCTGCCTGCTGGCCCTGCTGGCGCTGGTCCGCCAGCTGATGTACAGCCGCTACGGCGAACTGCTGGTCGCCGTGCGCGACGCCGAGGAGCGGGTGCGCTTCCTCGGCTACGACCCGGCCAACGTCAAGCTGGTCGCCTACGTGGTCGCCGCCGGCATGGCCGGCCTGGCCGGCGCGCTGTTCGTCCCGGCCGTCGGCATCATCTCCCCGGCGCTGATCGGCATCGTCCCCTCGATCGGCTTCGTGATCGGCGTCGCCGTCGGCGGCCGGGCCACGCTGCTCGGCCCGGTGCTCGGCGCCATCGCCGTCTCCTGGGCGCAGACCTCGCTGTCCGAGGAGTTCCCCGCCGCCTGGACCTACTTCCAGGGCCTGCTGTTCGTCCTCGTGGTGGCCTTCCTGCCGGGCGGCCTGGCCTCGCTGGCCGGCGTCGTGCGCCGCCGCTCCACCCGCACCAGCTCCGGAGGGACCGGATGA
- a CDS encoding MarR family winged helix-turn-helix transcriptional regulator: MPTSSRRHPQHAITLLTRAERLLARRVRAVLDAEGHSLDAWRVLSLLADGAGHHMTEIADHAFLPPATLTKLVDQLVDQNLVHRRIDPLDRRRIRAYLTPRGEQLCRRIDAAVRASWAGLPVGESDQELLTELLTRLVDALEAEPATPTR; encoded by the coding sequence ATGCCGACCTCGTCGCGGCGTCACCCCCAGCACGCCATCACGCTGCTGACCCGGGCCGAGCGCCTGCTGGCCCGCCGGGTGCGGGCGGTCCTGGACGCCGAGGGCCACTCGCTGGACGCGTGGCGCGTGCTCAGCCTCCTCGCCGACGGCGCCGGCCACCACATGACCGAGATCGCCGACCACGCCTTCCTGCCCCCGGCCACGCTGACCAAGCTGGTCGACCAACTGGTCGACCAGAACCTGGTGCACCGCCGCATCGACCCCCTCGACCGCCGCCGCATCCGCGCCTACCTGACCCCGCGCGGCGAGCAGCTGTGCCGGCGGATCGACGCCGCCGTCCGGGCCAGCTGGGCGGGGCTGCCGGTCGGCGAGAGCGACCAGGAGCTGCTCACCGAACTCCTCACCCGCCTCGTCGACGCTCTGGAAGCAGAACCCGCCACCCCCACCCGCTGA
- a CDS encoding rhamnulokinase, with product MSASAPSAFAAVDLGASSGRVVVGRVGAGTLDLTEVHRFPNTPVRLPGGLHWDILALYRGVLEGLRGAAAGPDPIASIGIDTWAVDYGLLDADGRLLGNPYHYRDARTDGVAERVWERVPAAELYAVTGLQHLPFNTVYQLAAARDTAQLAAARTLLLVPDLLTHWLTGSVGAEATNASTTGLYDAVAGTWSRELLDRLELPAALLPPIRRPGDPAGTLLPQVAAETGLPESTPVTAVGSHDTASAVVAVPATDPDFAYISCGTWSLAGLELSAPVLTEESRAANFTNELGVDGTIRYLRNVMGLWLLQESLRTWAARGEQHDLPELLAAAEEAEPFRSVVDPDDPVFLKPGDMPARIADWCREHGQPVPETAPQVVRCVVESLALAHRRTIREAARLAGRKVSVVHVVGGGSRNALLCRLTADACGLPVVAGPVEATALGNVLVQARAAGVVGDLAAMRALVAATQPTTRHEPSVDPATEAAWARAEARAFG from the coding sequence GTGTCCGCTTCCGCTCCGTCCGCCTTCGCCGCCGTCGACCTGGGTGCCTCCAGCGGGCGCGTCGTCGTCGGCCGGGTCGGCGCGGGCACCCTGGACCTGACCGAGGTGCACCGCTTCCCGAACACCCCGGTGCGGCTGCCCGGCGGCCTGCACTGGGACATCCTGGCCCTGTACCGGGGGGTGCTGGAGGGCCTGCGGGGCGCCGCCGCCGGGCCGGACCCGATCGCCTCGATCGGCATCGACACCTGGGCGGTGGACTACGGCCTGCTGGACGCCGACGGCCGCCTGCTGGGCAACCCGTACCACTACCGCGACGCGCGCACCGACGGCGTCGCCGAGCGGGTGTGGGAGCGCGTGCCGGCCGCCGAGCTGTACGCCGTCACCGGGCTGCAGCACCTGCCGTTCAACACCGTCTACCAGCTCGCCGCCGCCCGGGACACCGCCCAGCTGGCCGCCGCCCGCACGCTGCTGCTCGTCCCCGACCTGCTGACCCACTGGCTCACCGGCAGCGTCGGCGCCGAGGCCACCAACGCCTCCACCACCGGCCTGTACGACGCGGTGGCCGGCACCTGGTCCCGGGAGCTGCTGGACCGCCTGGAGCTGCCGGCCGCGCTGCTGCCGCCGATCCGGCGCCCCGGCGACCCGGCCGGCACGCTGCTGCCCCAGGTCGCGGCCGAGACCGGCCTGCCGGAGAGCACGCCGGTCACCGCGGTCGGCTCGCACGACACCGCCTCCGCCGTGGTGGCCGTCCCCGCCACCGACCCCGACTTCGCGTACATCTCCTGCGGCACCTGGTCACTGGCCGGCCTGGAGCTGTCCGCCCCCGTGCTCACCGAGGAGTCGCGGGCCGCGAACTTCACCAACGAGCTGGGCGTGGACGGCACCATCCGCTACCTGCGCAACGTCATGGGGCTGTGGCTGCTCCAGGAGTCGCTGCGCACCTGGGCCGCGCGCGGGGAGCAGCACGACCTGCCGGAGCTGCTTGCGGCGGCCGAGGAGGCCGAGCCGTTCCGCTCGGTGGTCGACCCGGACGACCCGGTCTTCCTCAAGCCGGGCGACATGCCGGCCCGGATCGCCGACTGGTGCCGCGAGCACGGGCAGCCCGTGCCCGAGACCGCCCCGCAGGTGGTGCGGTGCGTCGTGGAGAGCCTGGCCCTGGCGCACCGGCGCACGATCCGCGAGGCGGCCCGGCTGGCCGGGCGGAAGGTCTCCGTGGTGCACGTGGTGGGCGGCGGCAGCCGCAACGCGCTGCTGTGCCGGCTGACCGCCGACGCCTGCGGCCTCCCGGTGGTCGCCGGCCCGGTGGAGGCCACCGCGCTGGGCAACGTGCTGGTGCAGGCGCGCGCCGCCGGCGTCGTCGGGGACCTGGCCGCGATGCGCGCCCTGGTGGCGGCGACCCAGCCGACGACCCGCCACGAGCCGTCCGTGGATCCGGCCACCGAGGCCGCCTGGGCCCGCGCGGAGGCCCGGGCGTTCGGCTGA
- a CDS encoding RtcB family protein, producing the protein MHHHGAPPLDLVQAGPYEFRLERLGAMRVPGVVFASRELLPEGGDEALRQVADVATLPGIVVASYAMPDVHWGYGFPIGGVAATDVDDGGVVSPGGVGFDISCGVRLLAADLDAAALRRVMRPLMDGLGRVIPRGAGRGAVWQVSGRRQLEAVLAGGSRYAVEQGHGGERDLMRCEDAGAVADADPEQVSARAMERGLGQVGSLGGGNHFLEVQRVDEVPDEAAAAAFGLRPGQVCVMIHCGSRGLGHQICTDHVRAMEAAMPRYGIEVPDRQLACAPVASPEGRAYLGAMAAAANYGRANRQLLAEAARRIFADAAGATLDLVYDVSHNLAKLETHRVDGADRRLCVHRKGATLALPPGHPGLPEDLRASGQPVLIPGTMGTSSWVLTGVPGGRAFHSTCHGAGRRLSRHQAIRTVGGKELRARLESRGIAVRGASWRGLAEETPDAYKDVSAVVEAAEGAGLCRRVARLTPLGVVKG; encoded by the coding sequence ATGCACCACCACGGCGCCCCGCCGCTGGACCTGGTCCAGGCCGGACCCTACGAGTTCCGGCTGGAACGCCTGGGCGCGATGCGGGTCCCCGGTGTCGTCTTCGCCTCCCGCGAGCTGCTGCCCGAGGGGGGTGACGAGGCGCTGCGGCAGGTCGCCGACGTGGCGACGCTGCCCGGCATCGTCGTCGCCTCCTACGCCATGCCGGACGTGCACTGGGGCTACGGCTTCCCGATCGGCGGCGTGGCGGCCACCGACGTCGACGACGGCGGCGTGGTCTCCCCCGGCGGGGTCGGCTTCGACATCTCCTGCGGGGTGCGGCTGCTCGCCGCCGACCTCGACGCCGCCGCGCTGCGCCGGGTGATGCGCCCGCTGATGGACGGCCTGGGCCGGGTGATCCCGCGCGGCGCCGGGCGCGGCGCGGTCTGGCAGGTGTCCGGGCGGCGTCAGCTGGAGGCCGTGCTGGCCGGCGGCTCGCGGTACGCCGTCGAGCAGGGCCACGGCGGCGAGCGCGACCTGATGCGCTGCGAGGACGCCGGCGCGGTGGCCGACGCCGATCCCGAGCAGGTCAGCGCACGGGCCATGGAGCGCGGGCTGGGCCAGGTGGGCAGCCTGGGCGGCGGCAACCACTTCCTGGAGGTGCAGCGGGTAGACGAGGTGCCCGACGAGGCCGCCGCGGCGGCGTTCGGGCTGCGGCCCGGGCAGGTCTGCGTGATGATCCACTGCGGGTCCCGCGGCCTGGGCCACCAGATCTGCACCGACCACGTCCGGGCCATGGAGGCGGCCATGCCGAGGTACGGCATCGAGGTGCCCGACCGGCAGCTGGCCTGCGCCCCGGTCGCCTCCCCGGAGGGCCGCGCCTACCTCGGGGCGATGGCCGCGGCGGCCAACTACGGCCGCGCCAACCGGCAGCTGCTCGCCGAGGCGGCCCGCCGGATCTTCGCCGACGCCGCCGGAGCCACCCTCGACCTGGTCTACGACGTCTCGCACAACCTCGCCAAGCTGGAGACCCACCGGGTGGACGGGGCGGACCGCCGGCTGTGCGTGCACCGCAAGGGCGCCACCCTGGCGCTGCCGCCGGGCCACCCCGGGCTGCCGGAGGACCTGCGGGCGAGCGGCCAGCCGGTGCTGATCCCGGGCACGATGGGCACCTCCTCCTGGGTGCTCACCGGCGTCCCCGGCGGGCGCGCCTTCCACTCCACCTGCCACGGCGCCGGCCGCCGGCTGAGCCGCCACCAGGCGATCAGGACGGTGGGCGGGAAGGAGCTGCGCGCGCGGCTGGAGTCGCGCGGGATCGCGGTGCGCGGCGCCTCCTGGCGGGGGCTGGCGGAGGAGACGCCGGACGCCTACAAGGACGTCTCCGCCGTGGTGGAGGCCGCCGAGGGCGCCGGCCTGTGCCGGCGGGTGGCCCGGCTGACCCCGCTGGGCGTGGTCAAGGGGTGA
- a CDS encoding FitA-like ribbon-helix-helix domain-containing protein yields the protein MPTIHVRDVSEDTLTILKARAARAGQSLPAYVRQLLDTEAATLTCEEAAERARAVAARSKVTADDVTEAITGTREART from the coding sequence ATGCCTACCATCCACGTCCGCGACGTCTCCGAGGACACCCTCACCATCCTCAAGGCCCGTGCCGCCCGAGCGGGCCAGTCGCTCCCGGCCTACGTGCGGCAGCTTCTCGACACCGAGGCCGCCACACTCACCTGCGAGGAGGCCGCCGAACGGGCCCGCGCCGTCGCCGCTCGCTCCAAGGTGACGGCCGACGACGTCACGGAGGCCATCACTGGGACGCGCGAGGCCCGTACGTGA
- the urtE gene encoding urea ABC transporter ATP-binding subunit UrtE, translating to MLQIDGIQVGYGRSVVLHGVSLDVPADGVAAVMGHNGAGKSTLLRAVIGLLRPRQGSVRLDGEDVTRLAPHERVARGMAYVPQGQQSFPHLTTAENLQLVADGRRGGREAMAEALDLFPALRGLMGRRAGLLSGGQRQQLAIARALITRPRLLLLDEPTEGIQPSVVAEIQQTVLALTARGGLSVLLVEQHVGFALRAAERYYVLESGRVTSTGAGGAGAEQAVRAALAV from the coding sequence ATGCTGCAGATCGACGGGATCCAGGTCGGCTACGGGCGCAGCGTGGTGCTGCACGGGGTGAGCCTCGACGTCCCCGCCGACGGGGTGGCCGCGGTGATGGGCCACAACGGCGCCGGCAAGTCCACCCTGCTGCGCGCGGTCATCGGCCTGCTGAGGCCCCGCCAGGGCAGCGTGCGGCTGGACGGGGAGGACGTCACCCGACTGGCGCCGCACGAGCGGGTGGCCCGCGGCATGGCCTACGTGCCGCAGGGCCAGCAGAGCTTCCCGCACCTGACCACGGCGGAGAACCTCCAGCTGGTGGCGGACGGCCGCCGGGGCGGCCGGGAGGCGATGGCCGAGGCCCTCGACCTCTTCCCCGCGCTGCGCGGCCTAATGGGGCGGCGGGCGGGCCTGCTCTCCGGCGGCCAGCGCCAGCAGCTGGCGATCGCCCGCGCGCTGATCACCCGGCCGCGGCTGCTGCTGCTGGACGAGCCCACCGAGGGCATCCAGCCGTCGGTCGTCGCCGAGATCCAGCAGACCGTCCTGGCGCTGACCGCCCGCGGCGGCCTGTCGGTGCTGCTGGTCGAGCAGCACGTGGGGTTCGCGCTGCGGGCCGCCGAGCGGTACTACGTGCTGGAGTCGGGCCGGGTGACCTCCACGGGCGCCGGCGGCGCCGGCGCGGAGCAGGCCGTCCGGGCCGCACTGGCGGTGTGA